From Thamnophis elegans isolate rThaEle1 chromosome 12, rThaEle1.pri, whole genome shotgun sequence, one genomic window encodes:
- the CCNB3 gene encoding G2/mitotic-specific cyclin-B3: MPAARSSKGLAGKQARSGRGAGLENVQADKEEISQAKRSPSSPQGAPRKRSAFGDITNAHKAQSFVGKKEPEKAIPKKASKGPTAVNVAKNNETNLKKSLEKVPSEDSPAKLSHTVNSGLGEEQVDPPAVVVAPAELVAPAEDIDKGQLDDPYANAEYAKDIFDNMQEREKSFLLPDYMKDQPDITTDMRAILVDWMVEVQENFELTHETLYLAVKMTDHYLAQVTAMRDKLQLIGSTAILIASKFEERCPPCMDDFLYICDDAYQREELLAMERDILQTLHFDINIPIAYRFLRRFAKCARATMETLTLARFICELTLQDYAFAQEWASRLAASCLLLALKMKNLGGWSPTLQYYSGYQVPDLLPLVRRLNFLLICGQDERLKAVRNKYSHRVFFEVAKTKPFSMQALEDTLQS; encoded by the exons ATGCCCGCTGCGCGAAGCTCCAAGGGCTTGGCTGGCAAGCAGGCCCGATCCGGCCGAGGAGCAGGCCTGGAAAATGTGCAAGCGGACAAG GAGGAGATTTCTCAGGCCAAGCGATCCCCCTCGTCACCCCAGGGGGCACCCAGGAAGCGATCGGCCTTTGGCGATATCACCAAC GCTCACAAGGCCCAGAGCTTTGTAGGGAAGAAGGAGCCGGAGAAGGCGATCCCCAAGAAGGCCTCCAAGGGACCCACCGCGGTGAATGTGGCCAAGAACAATGAGACCAACCTGAAGAA GTCCCTGGAGAAAGTGCCCTCCGAGGACAGCCCGGCTAAGCTGAGCCATACGGTCAACAGCGGCCTCGGAGAGGAGCAAGTCGACCCACCGGCGGTGGTGGTAGCACCAGCAGAGCTG GTGGCTCCAGCTGAGGACATCGACAAGGGGCAGCTGGACGACCCCTATGCCAATGCTGAGTATGCCAAGGACATCTTCGACAACATGCAGGAACGAGAG AAGAGCTTCCTGCTCCCGGACTACATGAAGGACCAACCGGACATCACCACGGACATGCGGGCCATCCTGGTGGATTGGATGGTGGAGGTGCAG GAGAATTTTGAGCTCACCCACGAGACCCTCTACTTGGCGGTCAAGATGACGGACCACTACCTGGCCCAGGTGACGGCCATGAGGGATAAGCTGCAGCTGATTGGCTCCACCGCCATCCTCATTGCCTCCAAGTTCGAG GAGCGCTGCCCCCCCTGCATGGATGACTTCCTGTACATCTGCGACGACGCTTACCAGCGGGAGGAGCTGCTGGCCATGGAGAGGGACATTCTGCAGACCCTCCACTTCGACATCAACATCCCCATCGCCTACCGCTTCCTCCGGCGGTTTGCCAAG TGTGCCAGGGCTACAATGGAGACCCTGACCCTGGCCCGTTTCATCTGCGAGCTGACCCTGCAGGACTACGCCTTTGCGCAGGAGTGGGCTTCTCGCCTGGCTGCCAGCTGCCTCCTGTTGGCGCTCAAGATGAAGAACCTCGGTGGATGG AGCCCAACACTGCAGTACTATAGTGGCTACCAAGTGCCAGACCTTCTCCCTCTGGTCAGGAGGCTCAATTTCCTGCTGATCTGCGGCCAGGACGAGCGGCTGAAGGCCGTGCGCAACAAATACTCCCACCG GGTCTTCTTTGAGGTGGCCAAGACGAAGCCGTTCAGCATGCAGGCGCTGGAGGACACTCTGCAGAGCTAG